One genomic region from Pyxicephalus adspersus chromosome 1, UCB_Pads_2.0, whole genome shotgun sequence encodes:
- the LOC140324551 gene encoding transcription factor 15-like, with protein sequence MLSSVSDAVQAIKQDGAIAPGSITLHQPHLSCLTEQPHAQAKWSNHSKNDLLRCQWIKWSCSLPTGAVCLLCIKVMGARGMVLLMRTESQTTGVDCKAMKCVGGGIGQPADCSGGLLSDAEDLESTSDSSDKSLGGGDDGGYSCTNGDNRGKRKRKGRMSGVSKQRQAANARERDRTHSVNTAFTALRTLIPTEPADRKLSKIETLRLASSYISHLANILLLGEDCMDGQPCLQYRASVASSAPRPICTFCLSNQRKMHREGEKHLSI encoded by the exons ATGCTGAGTTCTGTGTCTGACGCTGTGCAAGCTATTAAGCAG GATGGTGCCATTGCCCCAGGCTCCATAACTCTCCACCAACCCCACCTTTCTTGCCTTACGGAGCAACCACATGCTCAGGCTAAATGGAGCAACCATTCAAAAAATGACTTGCTGAGGTGTCAGTGGATCAAGTGGAGTTGCTCGCTACCAACAGGTGCTGTTTGCCTGCTGTGCATAAAAGTGATGGGAGCCCGGGGGATGGTGCTGCTCATGAGGACAGAGTCACAGACTACAGGAGTGGACTGCAAGGCCATGAAGTGTGTGGGTGGTGGCATTGGGCAACCTGCTGACTGCAGTGGTGGCCTGCTCTCTGATGCTGAAGATCTTGAAAGTACAAGCGACAGCTCAGACAAATCTCTAGGTGGGGGGGATGATGGAGGATACAGTTGTACAAATGGGGACAACAGGGGTAAAAGGAAGAGGAAGGGCAGAATGTCTGGAGTCAGCAAGCAGAGACAAgctgccaatgcccgggagagggaCAGAACACACAGTGTGAATACAGCCTTCACTGCCCTCAGGACATTAATCCCCACAGAGCCTGCAGACCGCAAACTATCCAAAATAGAAACCCTAAGACTGGCTTCTAGTTACATTTCACATCTAGCTAACATCCTGCTGTTAGGAGAGGACTGCATGGATGGACAGCCATGTCTCCAGTATAGAGCCTCTGTGGCCAGTTCAGCACCAAGACCCATCTGTACTTTCTGTCTCAGCAATCAGAGAAAGATG CACAGAGAAGGGGAGAAGCACTTGTCTATTTAA